A region of the Fibrobacter succinogenes genome:
TCGTCGTCGAGGCTGATGATGTAATCGCCTGTAGTTTGGGCGTAGCCTGCCATGAGGGCTGAATGTTGCCCGAAGTTTTTGGCGAGGCTGATTCCCTTGATGTGTGGGTCTGCGGCGGCGAGGCTTTCGATGACGTTCCAGACGTTGTCCGGACTGCAATCGTTTACGAGGACGATTTCGTAGTCGGTTTCTGGACGCGTTGCTATGGTTTCGCGAATTTCATTTACCACCGTTTCGATGGTGTTTTGGCTGCGGTAGCAGGGGATGACGAATGATAGTTTCATTATAAATCTTCCCACTTGTTGCTTTTTGCAGAACGTGTTGCGGCTTGCATCATGGCGAGCCCTTCGAGGGATGTCTTGATGCCGCAAACATATTGACTGTTAAAGGAACCTGTTGCAAAGTATTGTGCAAGGCAATCGGCGATATCTTCGTAATAGTTGGCGAACGCTTCGATGAATCCTGCGGGGTGGCCAGCCTTGAATCGGTTGTAACGTGGCTGGTTTGCTATTTTCACGCCTCCGGTGCGGTCGCGTAAACTTACGTTCCCATACCGGTCGCATGTTTTGAGCGTTTCGGGTTCCAGCTGAAACCACTCGGCGCTGCCTTTGCTTCCATAGACGCGGATGCGGAGCCCGTTGCGGTTTCCGAGTGCTGTTTTGCTGAACCAGATTTGAGCACGCATATTGTTTGTGTATTGAACGAGTGCCCCTACGTTATCGACAATTTGCGAAAATAGCCCGAATGTAGCTTGGTCTGCGACGATACGCTTTGGGCGTTCGCCTGTCAAAAAGTAAATCATGTTGTGCAAGTGGCTGCCGAGGTCCAGGGAAATTTTGGGAATCACGGTGTCCTTGAGTCGCCAGCTTTGCGGCTTGGGCGGTTCGCCCGATGCTCCCAGGCGCATAAAACCTTCTTGTGGCATTTCGACTTGCACTTGCTGGATTGTACCGAGCTTGCCTTCGGCGATGTACTGTTTGAGTTCGCGGACCATCGGGTAGCCGGTGTAGTTATACGTGGTGCAGAAGAAACCTTTGGTTTCATCGACTTTTTGGGCTATGTCTTTGCCTTCTTCAAAGCTTGTGGCAAGCGACTTTTCGCAAATGACGGGGAAGCCCGCATCGAGTGCTTCGATGACAATGTCTTTGTGTAAATCTGTTGGTGCGAGTACGATTACGGCATCGAGCTTGCCTTGTTCGGCTTTGAGCAGTTCATGGTAGTTGCTGTAGGTGCGCTCTGGCGATACTCCCCAGGTTTTGGCTGTTTTCTGGTTTGTTTCTTCGTGAGTGCTGAATGCGCCTGCGACAAGTTCAAAATGGCCGTCCATTTGGCATGCTGCTTTGTGGACTTCGCCAATGGCAGAATTGACTCCGCCTCCGATAAATGCGATTTGGTAAGGTTCCTTCTTCATATTTTCCAATATAGGATATTAGATGGCGGATTGGGTCCACCATGACGAATTTTTTTTTCGTCATTCCGGACGCCTGTCCTCGCTTGCCGGGGATGACTCGGAATCTGACTATTCTGTGATTATTTGCGCAAGCTGTGGCATGCGAGCTGTTTTGTCCTGCATTTCGGCGAGCGTGTCGAATTTGAAAAATACAATGCCTGCTTTGTAGATCAATTTGTCTGAGACTACTTCTCCTGGCTTGTACCACAAGAATTTTTCGACGATGTTCCCTTGAATCTCGGGGGCGAAGGTGACATCGCGGACTACACTGCTATTTTCGATGTTGTTCCCGGCCATGACGCAGTGGCGTAACCAAAAACCTTGGGTAGGGACGTCTGTAATGCTGGATATGTCTTCTCCAGTTTCTGCCATGACGATGAATTTCGGATAGTCGATGCCGGTCGCGTATTTGACGAACTTGATGTAGAGATCGCCGGGCGAGCGGCGGCAGATTTCGATGATAATCGGTGTGCCATCGGCTCGTTCGATGTACTGGATGTGCAAAATGCCATCGACCAGGTTGAGCTCGTGGGCTATGCGCTCGCTGTAGTCACGCAGTTTCGCGAGGGTTGCGCTGCCAGAAGTACTGGGAGTGTTTGCTCCGCTGACCAGGTATTTGTTGATAAAGTATTGTTCGTTGTCGGCGAAAGCGAAGGCAACCTTACCCTTTACGAGCATGGCCGAAAATCCGTGATTTGAGCCTTCGACAAATTCTTCGACCACGACGTGGTCTTGCCGTGTGCGGCTGCAAGCGTCTTTGTAGGCGGTGCGTGCTTCTTCGATGGTCGCTGCGCGGTGGATGCCTTTGCCCCCTGTGAGATCGACTGGCTTTACTATGATGGGGTAGGTGAGTTGCGCAATGGCGGTTTCGAAGTCTGCGCAAACCTTGCTTGCAATTTCATCTTGATCTGCTGCAAAATTCGTGCCTGCGACTTTAACTGTAATCGCCTTCGGTGTTGGAATGCCAAGGCGTGTGGCCAATGCGCGGTACTTGTCCTTGTGGTGGATTTCGAGGCTTGTCGCGTAGGAATCGTGTCCTGGGAGTCCGAGTTTTTCGCAGATGTACACTGTCGAAAGCAAGGCGAAATCATTGCAGCCGGAACAAACCGCTTGCACGCCCTCGGCCCGCGCGAGTTCGAGCATCGCTTCTTTGTCGCTAAAATC
Encoded here:
- a CDS encoding Gfo/Idh/MocA family protein; this translates as MKKEPYQIAFIGGGVNSAIGEVHKAACQMDGHFELVAGAFSTHEETNQKTAKTWGVSPERTYSNYHELLKAEQGKLDAVIVLAPTDLHKDIVIEALDAGFPVICEKSLATSFEEGKDIAQKVDETKGFFCTTYNYTGYPMVRELKQYIAEGKLGTIQQVQVEMPQEGFMRLGASGEPPKPQSWRLKDTVIPKISLDLGSHLHNMIYFLTGERPKRIVADQATFGLFSQIVDNVGALVQYTNNMRAQIWFSKTALGNRNGLRIRVYGSKGSAEWFQLEPETLKTCDRYGNVSLRDRTGGVKIANQPRYNRFKAGHPAGFIEAFANYYEDIADCLAQYFATGSFNSQYVCGIKTSLEGLAMMQAATRSAKSNKWEDL
- a CDS encoding acetyl-CoA carboxylase biotin carboxylase subunit family protein, producing the protein MSQLHMRHQNSKTQNKLLLLGGSHAEIPLIKAAQELGWYVITTGNNRDGLGHPYADKTVFADFSDKEAMLELARAEGVQAVCSGCNDFALLSTVYICEKLGLPGHDSYATSLEIHHKDKYRALATRLGIPTPKAITVKVAGTNFAADQDEIASKVCADFETAIAQLTYPIIVKPVDLTGGKGIHRAATIEEARTAYKDACSRTRQDHVVVEEFVEGSNHGFSAMLVKGKVAFAFADNEQYFINKYLVSGANTPSTSGSATLAKLRDYSERIAHELNLVDGILHIQYIERADGTPIIIEICRRSPGDLYIKFVKYATGIDYPKFIVMAETGEDISSITDVPTQGFWLRHCVMAGNNIENSSVVRDVTFAPEIQGNIVEKFLWYKPGEVVSDKLIYKAGIVFFKFDTLAEMQDKTARMPQLAQIITE